The Calliphora vicina chromosome 3, idCalVici1.1, whole genome shotgun sequence genome contains a region encoding:
- the wac gene encoding augmin complex subunit wac — protein sequence MCDLGDDVYNLLDESVELQRVTNLQDMRLSNLQTFYYKKKKEHLDNQAIIAQLKNDIKKQQQELEKEQTECNLLEKFTTSINKRLVSEAQMQSSKLDIEASMKNLQDHLETLEIPDDFNIDELIKKVDLLKNEKSKEKKEF from the exons ATGTGTGATTTGGGTGATGATGTCTACAATTTGCTTGATGAATCTGTAGAGTTACAGCGTGTTACCAATTTGCAGGACATGCGCCTGTCGAATCTACAAACTTTTTACTACAAAAAGAAAAAGGAACACTTGGACAATCAAGCCATTATAGCGCAACTGAAAAACGATattaaaaaacagcaacaagaGTTGGAAAAAGAACAGACAGAATGCAATTTATTGGAAAA ATTTACCACTTCAATTAATAAACGTCTAGTATCCGAGGCTCAAATGCAAAGTTCAAAACTAGACATAGAAGCCAGCATGAAGAATTTACAAGATCActta gaaACATTGGAGATACCAGACGACTTTAATATAGACGAGTTGATCAAAAAAGtggatttattgaaaaatgaaaaatctaaagaaaagaaagaattttag
- the Hsc20 gene encoding iron-sulfur cluster co-chaperone protein HscB, translating to MRRFARISCGYLKNLKENHINQSRLVFTSSAQATPCLPLEWEATKETIFNNLNYSQQKRAYAPATLTKATECWNCKKEMRQGEALMLCQHCGHLQDVNTEINYFDLLDFPQKFDLEAQALTKRFRQLQTVVHPDKFSNKTSREQTNSADWSSLINKAYKTLSVPIDRGQYLLELNGLQIPQDNSVLNKEFLMEMMERNEEVEDATTKNELNAINDRLTQELQEKVVSLGNAFSENNLEMAKSLLVEMKYLISIQKTIKNKLQTLLGS from the exons ATGAGACGATTTGCTAGAATAAGTTGTGGTTATTTGAAAAATCTTAAAGAAAACCATATAAACCAAAGTAGATTAGTTTTTACTAGCTCAGCACAAGCCACACCATGTTTACCTTTGGAATGGGAAGCTACTAAGGAaacaatattcaataatttaaactatAGTCAACAAAAGCGTGCATATGCTCCAGCAACGTTAACTAAGGCCACAGAATGCTGGAATTGTAAAAAGGAAATGAGGCAAGGAGAAGCCTTAATGTTGTGTCAACATTGTGGCCATTTACAAGATGTAAACACAGAAATC AACTATTTTGATCTTTTGGATTTTccccaaaaatttgatttggaaGCTCAAGCATTAACGAAGCGCTTCAGGCAATTACAAACTGTGGTGCATCCAGATAAATTTAGTAATAA AACTTCTCGTGAGCAGACCAATTCAGCTGACTGGAGTTCGCTAATCAATAAAGCTTATAAAACATTGTCAGTGCCCATTGATAGAGGCCAGTATTTATTAGAGCTGAATGGCTTGCAAATACCCCAGGACAATAGTGTTCTTAATAAGGAGTTTCTTATGGAAATGATGGAACGCAATGAAGAAGTTGAGGATGCCACTactaaaaatgaattaaatgcCATAAACGATCGTTTAACACAAGAACTACAAGAAAAAGTGGTATCTTTAGGAAACGCTTTCTccgaaaataatttagaaatggCCAAATCCTTGTTGGTTGAAATGAAATATCTAATAAGTatacaaaaaacaattaaaaataaattacaaacattATTGGGCAGCTGA
- the ABCB7 gene encoding iron-sulfur clusters transporter ABCB7, mitochondrial isoform X1 gives MAGLVHLARFCSRQSINSNNKSYSTLTRYTNCKFNASGQRVAAHLLISSRTTVTNVDDGTSKSKKKATPFTPTPGSKLLGGVFVKKTPKGPDQTVQTLPQHNVLQQIQPIRQCHIHLGGVNGGSSLGKLDAPEVTSQDMLRAMMAYIWPKEDPLVRKRVAISLGLLAGSKMLTVCVPFLFKGAVDTLGTLSMDTPVDTVLSVSTAMLIGYGVARASAAAFNELRNAVFAKVAHHSIRKIATNVFLHLHNLDLAFHLNKQTGALSKTIDRGSRGINFVLSAMVFNIVPTIFELALVSSILGIKCGLAFAGVSMGCVGIYAAYTLSVTQWRTKFRVYMNQAENEAGNKAVDSLINYETVKYFNNEKFEANRYNEVLKKYESASLKTSSSLALLNFGQNAIFSSALSIIMVLAANEIAKGNMTVGDLVMVNGLLFQLSIPLGFLGSVYREVRQALLDMQSMFTLMNVDSRVQTRPDAPPLILGSDNASIEFQNVNFEYEHGKPIFKDLSFTIPAGKNIAFVGGSGSGKSSMVRLLFRFFEPNAGKILIGGQDISEVDIDSLRKAIAVVPQDSVLFHDTIQHNIHYGNLNKSQTDVENAARMADLHDNIMSWPKQYDTQVGERGLKLSGGEKQRVAIARAILKNSPILIFDEATSSLDSITELNILHALVRATKGRTSICIAHRLSTVMDADEILVLENGQVGERGTHAELLKKNGLYARLWETQTQQF, from the exons atggCTGGACTGGTCCACTTGGCTAGATTTTGCAGTAGACAATCCATTAATAGTAATAACAAATCATATAGTACACTAACTCGTTATACAAACTGCAAATTCAATGCTTCTGGTCAACGTGTGGCTGCACATTTG CTTATTTCATCACGTACCACCGTAACCAATGTGGATGATGGcacttcaaaatcaaaaaagaaagcAACACCGTTTACTCCTACTCCCGGCAGTAAATTGTTAGGTGGCGTTTTTGTAAAGAAGACGCCTAAAG GTCCAGACCAAACTGTTCAAACGCTACCACAACATAATGTACTGCAACAAATACAACCAATACGACAATGTCACATTCATCTAGGAGGTGTTAATGGGGGTAGTTCTCTGGGTAAATTAGATGCACCTGAAGTAACATCGCAGGACATGCTGAGGGCAATGATGGCGTACATTTGGCCAAAAGAGGATCCTTTAGTTAGGAAAAG AGTAGCCATATCATTGGGCCTTCTGGCGGGTTCAAAAATGTTAACGGTTTGTGTACCATTTTTATTTAAGGGAGCTGTTGATACTTTGGGTACCTTGTCAATGGATACACCAGTTGATACTGTGTTATCTGTTTCCACTGCCATGCTGATAGGCT ATGGTGTTGCTCGTGCTAGTGCAGCGGCTTTTAATGAATTACGTAATGCTGTGTTTGCCAAAGTTGCCCACCATTCCATACGCAAAATAGCCACCAATGTTTTTCTACATTTGCATAATTTAGATTTAGCATTCCATCTCAATAAACAAACTGGCGCCCTGTCAAAG ACCATAGATCGTGGTTCAAGaggtataaattttgttttatctgCCATGGTTTTCAATATTGTTCCCACCATATTTGAATTGGCTTTGGTGTCCAGCATTTTGGGTATAAAg TGTGGCTTAGCATTTGCTGGCGTCTCAATGGGTTGTGTGGGTATTTATGCGGCCTACACTTTATCTGTTACACAATGGCGTACCAAATTTCGCGTTTACATGAACCAAGCTGAAAACGAAGCTGGCAATAAAGCTGTAGACTCTCTCATTAACTATGAAACGgtgaaatatttcaataatgaaAAATTCGAAGCTAACCGTTACAATGAAGTTCTCAAAAAGTATGAATCGGCCAGTTTGAAGACCAGTTCCAGTTTAGCTCTATTGAACTTTGGACAAAATGCTATATTCAGCAGTGCTTTAAGTATAATCATGGTTTTGGCAGCCAATGAAATTGCTAAGGGTAACATGACTGTGGGCGATTTGGTTATGGTAAATGGTTTACTTTTCCAATTAAGTATACCACTGGGATTTTTGGGCAGTGTTTATCGTGAAGTACGACAAGCCTTGTTAGATATGCAGTCCATGTTCACTTTAATGAATGTTGATAGTCGTGTTCAGACACGTCCCGATGCCCCGCCATTGATTTTGGGCTCAGATAATGCCTCCATAGAATTTCAGAATGTAAATTTCGAATATGAGCATGGAAAACCGATATTTAAGGATTTGTCTTTCACAATACCAGCTGGTAAGAATATTGCTTTTGTTGGCGGCTCAGGTTCGGGTAAATCATCAATGGTTCGTTTATTGTTCCGTTTCTTTGAACCAAATGCTGGTAAAATCTTAATCGGTGGCCAGGATATAAGTGAAGTTGATATCGATAGTTTGAGAAAAGCTATAGCTGTTGTGCCTCAG gattCTGTGCTATTCCATGATACCATACAGCATAATATACATTATGGCAACTTAAACAAATCTCAAACAGATGTGGAAAATGCTGCCCGAATGGCAGATTTGCACGATAACATTATGAGTTGGCCCAAACAATATGACACACAGGTTGGCGAAAGAGGTTTAAAGTTATCGGGAGGTGAGAAACAACGTGTGGCCATAGCCAGAGCGATATTGAAAAATTCTcccattttaatatttgacGAAGCCACCAGTAGTTTAGATTCAATAACGGAATTG AATATTTTACATGCTTTAGTTAGAGCTACTAAAGGAAGAACTAGTATTTGCATAGCCCATCGCTTATCTACCGTTATGGATGCTGACGAGATTTTAGTACTTGAAAATGGACAAGTAGGTGAACGCGGCACACATGCCGAGCTACTTAAGAAAAATGGTTTGTATGCTCGTCTCTGGGAAACGCAAACACAACAATTTTGa
- the ABCB7 gene encoding iron-sulfur clusters transporter ABCB7, mitochondrial isoform X2, with protein MAGLVHLARFCSRQSINSNNKSYSTLTRYTNCKFNASGQRVAAHLLISSRTTVTNVDDGTSKSKKKATPFTPTPGSKLLGGVFVKKTPKGGVNGGSSLGKLDAPEVTSQDMLRAMMAYIWPKEDPLVRKRVAISLGLLAGSKMLTVCVPFLFKGAVDTLGTLSMDTPVDTVLSVSTAMLIGYGVARASAAAFNELRNAVFAKVAHHSIRKIATNVFLHLHNLDLAFHLNKQTGALSKTIDRGSRGINFVLSAMVFNIVPTIFELALVSSILGIKCGLAFAGVSMGCVGIYAAYTLSVTQWRTKFRVYMNQAENEAGNKAVDSLINYETVKYFNNEKFEANRYNEVLKKYESASLKTSSSLALLNFGQNAIFSSALSIIMVLAANEIAKGNMTVGDLVMVNGLLFQLSIPLGFLGSVYREVRQALLDMQSMFTLMNVDSRVQTRPDAPPLILGSDNASIEFQNVNFEYEHGKPIFKDLSFTIPAGKNIAFVGGSGSGKSSMVRLLFRFFEPNAGKILIGGQDISEVDIDSLRKAIAVVPQDSVLFHDTIQHNIHYGNLNKSQTDVENAARMADLHDNIMSWPKQYDTQVGERGLKLSGGEKQRVAIARAILKNSPILIFDEATSSLDSITELNILHALVRATKGRTSICIAHRLSTVMDADEILVLENGQVGERGTHAELLKKNGLYARLWETQTQQF; from the exons atggCTGGACTGGTCCACTTGGCTAGATTTTGCAGTAGACAATCCATTAATAGTAATAACAAATCATATAGTACACTAACTCGTTATACAAACTGCAAATTCAATGCTTCTGGTCAACGTGTGGCTGCACATTTG CTTATTTCATCACGTACCACCGTAACCAATGTGGATGATGGcacttcaaaatcaaaaaagaaagcAACACCGTTTACTCCTACTCCCGGCAGTAAATTGTTAGGTGGCGTTTTTGTAAAGAAGACGCCTAAAG GAGGTGTTAATGGGGGTAGTTCTCTGGGTAAATTAGATGCACCTGAAGTAACATCGCAGGACATGCTGAGGGCAATGATGGCGTACATTTGGCCAAAAGAGGATCCTTTAGTTAGGAAAAG AGTAGCCATATCATTGGGCCTTCTGGCGGGTTCAAAAATGTTAACGGTTTGTGTACCATTTTTATTTAAGGGAGCTGTTGATACTTTGGGTACCTTGTCAATGGATACACCAGTTGATACTGTGTTATCTGTTTCCACTGCCATGCTGATAGGCT ATGGTGTTGCTCGTGCTAGTGCAGCGGCTTTTAATGAATTACGTAATGCTGTGTTTGCCAAAGTTGCCCACCATTCCATACGCAAAATAGCCACCAATGTTTTTCTACATTTGCATAATTTAGATTTAGCATTCCATCTCAATAAACAAACTGGCGCCCTGTCAAAG ACCATAGATCGTGGTTCAAGaggtataaattttgttttatctgCCATGGTTTTCAATATTGTTCCCACCATATTTGAATTGGCTTTGGTGTCCAGCATTTTGGGTATAAAg TGTGGCTTAGCATTTGCTGGCGTCTCAATGGGTTGTGTGGGTATTTATGCGGCCTACACTTTATCTGTTACACAATGGCGTACCAAATTTCGCGTTTACATGAACCAAGCTGAAAACGAAGCTGGCAATAAAGCTGTAGACTCTCTCATTAACTATGAAACGgtgaaatatttcaataatgaaAAATTCGAAGCTAACCGTTACAATGAAGTTCTCAAAAAGTATGAATCGGCCAGTTTGAAGACCAGTTCCAGTTTAGCTCTATTGAACTTTGGACAAAATGCTATATTCAGCAGTGCTTTAAGTATAATCATGGTTTTGGCAGCCAATGAAATTGCTAAGGGTAACATGACTGTGGGCGATTTGGTTATGGTAAATGGTTTACTTTTCCAATTAAGTATACCACTGGGATTTTTGGGCAGTGTTTATCGTGAAGTACGACAAGCCTTGTTAGATATGCAGTCCATGTTCACTTTAATGAATGTTGATAGTCGTGTTCAGACACGTCCCGATGCCCCGCCATTGATTTTGGGCTCAGATAATGCCTCCATAGAATTTCAGAATGTAAATTTCGAATATGAGCATGGAAAACCGATATTTAAGGATTTGTCTTTCACAATACCAGCTGGTAAGAATATTGCTTTTGTTGGCGGCTCAGGTTCGGGTAAATCATCAATGGTTCGTTTATTGTTCCGTTTCTTTGAACCAAATGCTGGTAAAATCTTAATCGGTGGCCAGGATATAAGTGAAGTTGATATCGATAGTTTGAGAAAAGCTATAGCTGTTGTGCCTCAG gattCTGTGCTATTCCATGATACCATACAGCATAATATACATTATGGCAACTTAAACAAATCTCAAACAGATGTGGAAAATGCTGCCCGAATGGCAGATTTGCACGATAACATTATGAGTTGGCCCAAACAATATGACACACAGGTTGGCGAAAGAGGTTTAAAGTTATCGGGAGGTGAGAAACAACGTGTGGCCATAGCCAGAGCGATATTGAAAAATTCTcccattttaatatttgacGAAGCCACCAGTAGTTTAGATTCAATAACGGAATTG AATATTTTACATGCTTTAGTTAGAGCTACTAAAGGAAGAACTAGTATTTGCATAGCCCATCGCTTATCTACCGTTATGGATGCTGACGAGATTTTAGTACTTGAAAATGGACAAGTAGGTGAACGCGGCACACATGCCGAGCTACTTAAGAAAAATGGTTTGTATGCTCGTCTCTGGGAAACGCAAACACAACAATTTTGa
- the LOC135954033 gene encoding SET domain-containing protein 4 — MGRTKRLRTQRQRLALEQQQTKDERFLPDLYKYLSTLGWNNETKLTARNFPLTGRGLCSKSVAIEKEAEIIRLPIDALLSIKTIENDEDFKNMFNVEQFDKDHKIPFQSLMAFYVMHQKLLAAESNFNSYIKSLPTYFTTPYFCPVSELQCLPDSILERTVEQNRKIKESFQNLKLVYKYQDFDLKYTLNDFRWSYFVVNTRSVYIFGKQIKPDNCFFQPLIAEDCNLALAPFLDLFNHSDQFTTQADLIRNPQTKQFEFILTLENCPAEKILPLKQIFISYGALTNLKLLVEYGFILPGNQNDFFEITLNDVETFLQQEKSFVGLMFHKNKFKFIREHNLHDQMFVHREEGISHNLHVVLHLLFKEESPFPNILNQVAFGSEDNLLTVDAEVELLLRFKIKEYEKFVATLESKQNLTKSGLVCKVYLQECLEYLNTCLINLQSS, encoded by the coding sequence ATGGGACGTACCAAACGCCTACGCACACAACGCCAGCGTTTAGCTTTAGAACAGCAGCAAACAAAAGATGAACGCTTTCTGCCGgatttatataaatatctaaGTACTTTAGGTTGGAATAATGAGACCAAACTGACGGCACGAAACTTTCCCTTAACCGGCAGAGGTTTATGTTCGAAGTCGGTGGCTATTGAAAAGGAAGCTGAAATTATTCGTTTACCCATCGATGCATTGTTATCTATTAAAACCATAGAGAATGATgaggattttaaaaatatgtttaatgtaGAGCAGTTTGATAAAGATCACAAGATACCTTTTCAATCTTTAATGGCCTTTTATGTAATGCATCAAAAATTGCTAGCAGCAGAATCAAACTTCAATTCATATATAAAATCTTTGCCCACATATTTTACCACGCCTTATTTTTGTCCAGTGTCCGAATTACAATGCTTGCCAGATTCGATTTTAGAACGTACAGTTGAACAAAATCGCAAGATTAAAGAATcctttcaaaatctaaaactagTTTATAAATATCaagattttgatttaaaatatactttaaacgATTTCCGTTGGTCCTATTTTGTGGTTAATACACGTAGTGTTTATATCTTTGGCAAGCAAATTAAGCCGGATAACTGCTTCTTTCAACCTCTAATAGCCGAAGATTGTAATTTGGCTTTAGCGCCATTTCTCGATTTATTCAATCATTCTGATCAATTTACAACTCAAGCAGATTTAATACGCAATCCCCAAACCAAGCAATTTGAATTCATTTTAACTTTGGAAAATTGTCCCGCAGAGAAAATCCTACCTCTTAAACAGATTTTCATAAGTTATGGtgctttaacaaatttaaagttaCTCGTTGAATATGGTTTCATATTGCCCGGAaatcaaaatgatttttttgaaatcaccCTTAATGATGTAGAAACGTTTTTGCAACAAGAGAAATCATTCGTAGGTTTGatgtttcataaaaataaatttaaatttatacgtGAACACAATCTGCACGATCAAATGTTTGTGCATAGAGAAGAGGGCATTTCACACAATCTGCATGTTGTCTTGCATTTACTATTCAAAGAAGAAAGCCCATTTCCCAATATTTTGAATCAAGTTGCATTCGGTTCTGAGGATAATTTGTTGACTGTAGATGCAGAAGTAGAACttttattaagatttaaaatcaaagaatatGAAAAGTTTGTGGCCACGTTGGAGAGTAAACAGAATTTAACTAAATCGGGTTTAGTTTGTAAGGTTTATTTACAAGAATGCTTAGAATATTTAAATACTTGCTTAATTAACTTACAAAGTAGctaa
- the GC gene encoding vitamin K-dependent gamma-carboxylase produces the protein MDKTTEHQSTAENVATGTTQKTNIKPQKSTTFANVFKLCTDYDLQDFTSYNNWTKWLHRPVDASALGVFRMLYGAAMLIDIAEERGGSQMDVRFGEAKHCHFPLFDGIQAFSFPIMGCVYLCMWLGAIGIMLGYRFRLSCLAFVVPNWYIFLLDKPAWNNHSYLFGLVGTMLLFTQANRYCSLDKYLSPNLPSTVPYWNYFLIKFQFFILYMYAGLKKLTAEWLSGYAMSSLSRHWVLSPFRWVLTEELTDLLIVHWFTAIFDFSIAFLMTCGKTRVLATPFMISFHLMNSRLFIIGMFPWVCLAQVPMFYSCDWPRKFTLDNLKKFYYTTVKQNVMQDNKQPVNDKIEMLETKTQQQLTSTHKKDEPIVYCNACKKLVTTSGETSVGERIRSCIILLYCSLQLFLPYSHFLTQGYNNWTNGLYGYSWDMMVHSYDTILTTIKVVDNANSKVHYLDPYAFTEYDRWTKYADMAQQYARCIQKNIETEHQRNAAHSPLSSTNISIYFDIWCSMNGRFQQRVFDPRVDLLTAEWSPFKRTAWSLPLLNELNHLRPKLRTIANEVLAWNNYSDVIFVADFPGLTLDNYISPDLTNVSLTILEGNVRYYNDNVNETYFLTSGKSISLPSGNVHHVTTIGVKPSCYLFTYVNKTMQEENIEIIENSIDGKQMKSLLPLWQEFLMRVDNYKRFLQHMGNSVLYLLYDVPLPMAVRERN, from the exons ATGGACAAAACCACAGAACATCAATCAACAGCGGAAAATGTCGCTACTGGAACAACTCAAAAAACCAATATAAAGCCACAAAAATCCACCACATTTGCCAATGTATTTAAGTTATGTACTGATTATGATTTGCAAGATTTCACTAGTTATAATAATTGGACCAAATGGTTACATCGACCTGTAGATGCCTCTGCTTTAGGAGTGTTTCGCATGTTATATG gAGCTGCCATGTTAATAGACATTGCCGAGGAGAGGGGCGGCAGTCAAATGGATGTAAGATTTGGTGAAGCTAAACACTGCCACTTTCCTTTATTCGATGGTATACAGGCTTTTAGTTTTCCCATAATGGGCTGTGTGTATTTATGCATGTGGTTAGGCGCCATTGGCATTATGTTGGGCTATCGTTTTCGTTTGAGCTGTTTGGCATTTGTGGTACCCAATTGGTATATATTTCTTTTGGATAAACCTGCCTGGAATAATCACAGCTATTTGTTTGGTCTAGTGGGCACCATGTTATTATTCACCCAAGCTAATCGTTATTG TTCTTTAGATAAATATCTGTCACCCAACCTGCCCTCAACTGTACCCTATTGgaattattttcttataaaatttcaattttttatactCTACATGTATGCTGGTTTGAAAAAACTTACCGCTGAATGGTTGTCCGGCTATGCCATGTCTTCGTTAAGTCGCCATTGGGTTTTGAGTCCTTTTCGTTGGGTTCTTACCGAAGAGCTGACGGATTTGTTGATTGTTCATTGGTTTACGGCGATATTTGATTTTTCTATAGCTTTCTTGATGACTTGCGGTAAAACACGAGTATTGGCCACTCCGTTTATGATAAGTTTTCATTTGATGAATTCACGCTTATTTATAATTG gCATGTTTCCTTGGGTGTGTTTAGCTCAAGTGCCCATGTTCTATAGCTGTGATTGGCCAAGAAAGTTCACTTTggataatttaaagaaattctaCTATACAACTGTCAAACAGAACGTCATGCAGGACAACAAACAGCCGGttaatgataaaattgaaaTGTTAGAAACTAAAACCCAACAACAATTAACTTCCACACATAAGAAGGATGAGCCCATTGTTTACTGTAATGCCTGCAAGAAATTAGTGACTACATCTGGCGAAACCTCTGTTGGAGAAAGAATTCGCAGCTGTATAATATTGCTATACTGTAGTTTACAGCTATTCCTGCCATATTCACATTTCCTAACACAAGGTTATAATAATTGGACCAATGGTTTGTATGGCTATTCCTGGGACATGATGGTACATTCATATGACACCATATTGACTACAATTAAGGTGGTGGACAATGCCAACAGTAAAGTGCACTATTTGGATCCTTATGCATTTACCGAATACGATCGTTGGACAAAATATGCCGATATGGCCCAGCAGTATGCTCGTTGCATACAAAAGAACATAGAGACAGAACATCAACGTAATGCTGCCCACAGTCCTTTAAGTTCTaccaatatttctatatatttcgATATATGGTGTTCGATGAATGGCCGCTTTCAGCAAAGAGTGTTTGATCCCCGGGTAGATTTACTTACAGCCGAATGGTCACCCTTTAAGAGAACAGCTTGGTCTTTGCCGCTGCTCAATGAGTTAAATCATTTAAGACCAAAACTACGCACCATAGCCAATGAAGTATTGGCTTGGAACAATTATTCCGATGTGATTTTTGTGGCCGATTTTCCCGGACTTACCTTGGACAATTATATATCGCCCGATTTGACAAATGTTTCGTTGACCATACTCGAAGGCAATGTACGCTATTACAATGATAATGTTAATGAGACTTATTTCCTGACATCTGGCAAAAGCATCAGTTTGCCCAGTGGCAATGTTCATCATGTCACCACAATTGGTGTGAAGCCTTCATGCTACTTATTCACTTATGTCAATAAAACTATGCAAGAGGAAAATATTGAGATTATTGAGAACAGCATTGATGGCAAACAGATGAAATCCTTGTTGCCATTGTGGCAGGAGTTTCTAATGAGAGTGGATAATTATAAACGCTTCCTACAGCACATGGGTAATTCtgtgttgtatttgttgtatgaTGTACCATTACCTATGGCAGTAAGggaaagaaattag